Below is a genomic region from Planctomycetia bacterium.
AATTGCAGTAGATGGTTCTGGAACATGTCGCGCAGCACGCCGGCCTGATCGTAGTACCCGCCGCGACGTCCGACGGCGACTTCTTCGGCCGCCGTGATCTGGACATGATCGACATAGTTGCGATTCCAGATCGGCTCGAAGATCGCGTTTGCGAACCGCAAGACGAGCAGGTTCTGCACCGTCTCTTTGCCCAGGTAGTGGTCGATGCGGTAGACCTGCCGCTCGGCGAAGACCTGATGTACCGCGGCATTCAGCTTTTGTGCGGAGTCCAGGTCGGTCCCGAACGGCTTTTCGATGATGATCCGCCGTCCGCCGTGCGATTCCTCCGCCAATCCCGCCGCGCCGAGTCGCGCCGTCGCTTCGGCGTAAAACTGTGGCGCGGTCGAAAGGTAGTACACGCGCGACGTGGACTGGCCCCCTTCCAACTCGTTCAGGGCCTTCGCCAGGGCGTCGAAATCTTCGCCTCGGCCGATATCGCCCGACTGATAGAAAATCGATTGGCTGAATTCCTGCCACTTCGCATCGTCGAAATCCTTGCCAGCGAATTCGCGGGTGGTTTCCGTGAGCTGCTCGCGCCAGGCCTCGTGCGTGAATTCCGTCCGCGAGAACCCCACGACACGCGTGTCCGCGGGCAGCCGTCCCTTGCGGTAGAGTTGATACAACGCCGGAATCAACTTCCGGCTGGTCAGATCGCCCGACGCTCCGAAAATGACGATCGTATGGGCCATGAATGCGGTCTCGCGCGAATCGAACGGGGTGGACGGCACGGTAGCTTAGCACGAGCGGCCGTGAGCGCCACGTGGGCTACATGAGCGCAAGATCCGTAACGCCGCACGGCAGAAACCCAGGCCCCTGTATGGGGTTTCAATTCCTAGGCGGTCGACGGGACCGACGCCGCCGCGACTGGCCGGGCGCGGCGGCGGCGACTACATTGGTTTTCGGAGGCGTCGCGCGGCGGGTTCTCGCCCACGACGCTCCGCGATCCACCCTGGCGGGCGATGTCCATGGGAGTTGGCTTGGCCACGAGCGAACCGGCGGGGCAAACGTACGAACAGCGCGACCCCGACGTGCGCCTGATGCTGGATGTGCGCGCCGATAACGCGGCCGCGTTCGAGGAATTGGTGCTGCGCTACCAGAATCGCTTGGTCACGGTCCTCGAACACCTGGTGGGCCGCCGCGAATTGGCCGAGGATTTGGCGCAAGAAACCTTCCTGCGCGTCTATCGGGCCAGAAAAAACTATGTGCCGGGGTCGAAGTTTTCGACCTGGCTGTACACGATCGCGAACAACGTCGCTTCCAACGCGCTCCGGTCGCAACGGCGGCGGCGGGAAGTGCATTGGGAGAGCAAACCGTCCGGCGACTCGCAGGCCGTCATGTCGCTCGACCAATTGGCGCAGGCCGCCAGCGGACAGATGCCGACGCGGCTGATCGACAAGGCCGAAATGCGGGACGTCGTGCGGATGGCCGTCGAAACCCTCGGCGAACGACAACGCTTGGCGGTCTTGTTGAATAAATTTGAGGGCATGAGTTACGAGGAAATCGCCCAAACGATGCGGATGACCACGAAGGCGGTGAAGTCGTTGCTGACCCGGGCGAGAGTCAATTTGCGAGGAGTTCTGGAACCTTACCTGGAGCGGGGCGATCACCCCGATCCGTCATGACGGCGCCGGCCCGGCACGACCGGGAACCCAACGCGTTGGACGAAGAGCTGGTCGCCTATCTGGACGACGAGCTAGACGCCGATGCACGCGCCAAACTGGAACGGCGGTTGGTCTCCGAGCCCGGCGTGCGCGAATCGCTCCGAAAGCTGACGCGCGTTTGGGACGCCTTGGAAACCTTGCCGCGCGCGGAAGTGAACGAGGCGTTCGCCACGACGACGGTCGAGGCCGTGGTCGCGAAGGAGGCGCTCTCGCAGGCGAGCACGTTCGCGATGCGTCGGAGCGCGCGTTCGTGGATGCGCGGCGTGGCGTTGCTGGCCGCGTGCGCGCTCGTGAGCTTCGTCGCCGTGCGCTGGTTTTGGCCCGACCCGAACCAGCAACTCGCCAATGATTTGCCGATCTTGGAGAACTACGACGCGTTCCGCGCGGTGCGGAATATCGAATTCCTCCGCGAATTGCACCAGGCGAGTTTGTTCGACAGTAAGCCAACGGATGCCGCCACGGCCACTGCGGCAACTGGCCCCGGCAAATCGCTCGTCGAAACAAACCTGGCACGGCTGGCGGCGATGAACGACGATGATCGCGCTTTGATTGCCAAGACGCGCGTCGATTTCGAAGGGCTGGACGAAAACCAGCGGTTACGGATCGAGCAATTGGAGGTGGCGCTCCGTGCCGATCCCAACGAATCCGAGCTGCGACAAGTCATGATTCGCTATTTTGAATGGCAGTCGTCACTCTCCACGGGGCAACGCGACGAGCTGCGCAGTCTCAACGCGCCTGGCGCGCGCATTGCGCGCGTGAAGGACATGATCGCCGCGGATTTGCCGGAACCGGACCGGGCTGTCGTTTTTGAGTGGGTTCGCGAGTACGCAGAAGAAGAGGCGGATGAATTGCTCCGCATTGCGCGTGGCAAGCAGTGGGTGCCGCGGCCAGAGTTGCTGGAAGCCATGCAGCGCGACAAAAAGAAGTGGCAGGCGGTGCTGGTGATCTTCCGCGCCGCGGAAAACGGAGAACTGGAGGACTTGCCGTTCAATGAAGTCGATTTCAAGCTGCTTGAATCGCGACTGTCCGAAGTCCCGGCCGGCCGGCTCGAGGAGTGCCTGAACGCGGACATGAAGAAATTGGTGCTGAGCAGTTGGTTGCAAACGATGGCGCGCGATTTCGCCGAAAAGATGCGCAACTTCGATCCAAGATTTGCCGACAGGGACTACAAGGACTTGTTGGAAAAGCTGCCAGTCGACCGGAAGAACGAGATCTTTTCCCTGCCGCCAGAACAAGCCCGCCAGGCCTTGAACGACGAGTGGTACTTAAGAAACGGCGATACGCGGTTCGGCGGCCCCGGCGGATTCATGCCGCCGCCGCCCGGCGGACGGCCGTTTGGTCCGCGGGACGACGACCGCAATGACGGCAAGAACGGCCGCCGCGGAGACCGCCGTCGCCACGATGACGATGATCGTCACGATTAGGTATTTGCGAGAAACACGGGCCCGAGTTGAGCACCGTCGACGCATTCTTGTACGAGGCTTCCTCTCCCAATCGCTGCTGCGTCGGACTAGTATGAGTGAAAGGACGCACTCCCTCACTCGATAGATCGCCCATGACAATTCCGCGGACGCTCGAATGGATTGGCGAATTGCCGGGCGTGTTGCGGTTGCTGGACCAGACGCGGCTGCCGACAGAGGTCTGCTATCTCGCTTGTGCGACCGTCGACGAACTCGTCGTGGCGATTCGCGCCTTGGCGGTCCGTGGAGCGCCCGCCATCGGTTGCGCCGCGGCGTACGGCGTTTGCCTGGGCTTGCAAGCGGAGCTTCATCGCGATGAAGCGGCATTCGTCGCGGCGCTTGAAACGTCCATTCAGCAACTTGCCGGAAGTCGCCCCACGGCCGTGAATTTGTTCTGGGCCCTGGA
It encodes:
- a CDS encoding sigma-70 family RNA polymerase sigma factor, with product MGVGLATSEPAGQTYEQRDPDVRLMLDVRADNAAAFEELVLRYQNRLVTVLEHLVGRRELAEDLAQETFLRVYRARKNYVPGSKFSTWLYTIANNVASNALRSQRRRREVHWESKPSGDSQAVMSLDQLAQAASGQMPTRLIDKAEMRDVVRMAVETLGERQRLAVLLNKFEGMSYEEIAQTMRMTTKAVKSLLTRARVNLRGVLEPYLERGDHPDPS
- the zwf gene encoding glucose-6-phosphate dehydrogenase, which codes for MAHTIVIFGASGDLTSRKLIPALYQLYRKGRLPADTRVVGFSRTEFTHEAWREQLTETTREFAGKDFDDAKWQEFSQSIFYQSGDIGRGEDFDALAKALNELEGGQSTSRVYYLSTAPQFYAEATARLGAAGLAEESHGGRRIIIEKPFGTDLDSAQKLNAAVHQVFAERQVYRIDHYLGKETVQNLLVLRFANAIFEPIWNRNYVDHVQITAAEEVAVGRRGGYYDQAGVLRDMFQNHLLQLLMVTAMEAPVRRTADAIRDEKVKVLQAIRPLTPEEVARATLRGQYRGYLEEPGVAADSETATFAVVKLGVDNWRWQGVPFYLRSGKWMSCRTTQIVIQFRQPPFMMFEDGKDACHQANRLVIQVQPAEGIQLHLQTKVPDAGMKMRLTDLDFRFDRSFAGVMPEAYERLLLDAINGDASLFARSDEVELAWGIVDPIHQAWKETRRPAMLSYEPGLWGPTESTDWMEAEGRSWFDTCPVLR